The bacterium sequence CCGGGGTGACGCGCGACGTTCCGCCGGGTGCCGTCGTGGCGGGGCGGCCGGCTCGGCCGCGCATGGAGCAGCGTCGGGCCCAGGCCGCCGCTCAACGCGTCCCCGAGCTGCTCCGCGAGATCGCGGAGCTCCGCCGACGCGTCGAGCGCCTCGAGGGGAGATCATAACCGCCGGGCCGCAGCACACGATCGCCGCCCCGGTGACGCTGTCCGGCGTCGGCCTGCACTCCGGCCGTGCGGTCCAGATGACGGTGCGGCCGGCAGCGGCGGACGCGGGGGTCGTGTTCGGGCGCACCGACCGCTCGGGCCCGCCGGTGCGGGCGGCGCTCGATGCGGTGACCGACACGCAGGGGTGCGTCGCGCTCGGCGGCGAGGCGGGCGTCCGAACCGTCGAGCACCTGTTGTCCGCCGCCTGGGCGCTCGGCGTGGACAACCTCGCCGTCGACGTCGACGGCGAGGAGCTCCCGGGGCTCGACGGCAGCGCGCTGCCGATCGTCCACGCGCTGCGCGCCGTCGGCGTGCGGGCGCTTCCGTCGCCCCGCCCGGCGATCGCCGTCCGCGCGCCGGTGTGGGTCCGCGACGGCGACGCGTGGGCGCTCGCGCTGCCTGCGCCGAGGTTCTCGGCGACGTATGTCGTGACGCTCGCGCCTCCCGGTCCGGGCGACCAAGCCGCGACGTACGATCCCCTGCGCGATGTCTACGAGGAGACGATCGCGCCAGCGCGAACGTGGGGATACGAGAGAGACGCGGCGGCGATGCGCGAGCGAGGGTTGGCGCGCGGCGCTTCGTTGGACAACACGCTTGTGATCGGCGGAAGCGGGTTCCTGAACGCGCCCCGGTTCGTCAACGAGGCGGCGCGGCACAAGCTGCTCGACCTGCTCGGCGATCTCGCGCTGCTCGGAGGCGATGTGCACGGCGCGGTGATCGCGGTGCGCGGCGGCCATCGGCTGCACGTGGCGCTTGCGCGGGCGATCGCGGAACAAGGGGGATGAGGGTGGACGCAGGCAGGCCCGGTCCGATGGACGTAGCGCAGATCATGGCGCGGCTGCCTCAACGCTATCCGCTCCTCCTGGTGGATCGGATTTTGGAGTTGGAGCCCGGTAAGCGGATCGTCGGCCTCAAGAACGTATCGATCAACGAGCCGTTCTTCGTCGGCCATTTCCCCGGCTATCCGGTGATGCCCGGCGTGCTGATCGTGGAGGCGATGGCCCAGGTCGGCGGGGTGCTGGTATCGTTCTTACCGGGCGCCGCGGGCCGGCTCGCCTACTTCGCCAGCATCGACCGTGTCCGTTTCCGCCGGCCGGTGCGGCCGGGGGACCAGCTGATCACCGAAGCGATCTTGATGAAGACGCGCGGCCGGTTTGGCAAGGTGCAGGTGGCGTCGCGCGTGGACGGCGTCGTCGTCGCCGAAGGGTCGATGACGTACTCGATTGGGGGCACGGAGGAAGGAGCCCTGCGTATGGTCGGGGGGAAGCTCCTGAGCCGCGAGGAGGCGGCCAGTGAGCGCGGCTAAACCGTCGTCGCGCGCCCCGTCCGGTGTCGACATCCATCCGACGGCGGTGGTGGACCCCGACGCCGAGCTCGGCGCCCGCGTGCGCATCGGCCCGTATTCGGTGATCGGGCGGCGGGTGCGGATCGGCGACGAAACATCGATCGGCCCGCACGTCACGATCGAGCCGCATACCGAGCTGGGGCGCGAGTGTCGGGTGTCGGCATGTGCGGTGTTGGGCGGGCCGCCCCAGGACCGCCACTTTTCCGGAGAGCCGACCGTCTTGCGAATCGGCGACCGCGTCATCCTTCGCGAATACGTGTCGCTCAGCCGG is a genomic window containing:
- the lpxC gene encoding UDP-3-O-acyl-N-acetylglucosamine deacetylase, whose amino-acid sequence is MAAPVTLSGVGLHSGRAVQMTVRPAAADAGVVFGRTDRSGPPVRAALDAVTDTQGCVALGGEAGVRTVEHLLSAAWALGVDNLAVDVDGEELPGLDGSALPIVHALRAVGVRALPSPRPAIAVRAPVWVRDGDAWALALPAPRFSATYVVTLAPPGPGDQAATYDPLRDVYEETIAPARTWGYERDAAAMRERGLARGASLDNTLVIGGSGFLNAPRFVNEAARHKLLDLLGDLALLGGDVHGAVIAVRGGHRLHVALARAIAEQGG
- the fabZ gene encoding 3-hydroxyacyl-ACP dehydratase FabZ — translated: MRVDAGRPGPMDVAQIMARLPQRYPLLLVDRILELEPGKRIVGLKNVSINEPFFVGHFPGYPVMPGVLIVEAMAQVGGVLVSFLPGAAGRLAYFASIDRVRFRRPVRPGDQLITEAILMKTRGRFGKVQVASRVDGVVVAEGSMTYSIGGTEEGALRMVGGKLLSREEAASERG